A portion of the Halogeometricum sp. S1BR25-6 genome contains these proteins:
- a CDS encoding sulfite exporter TauE/SafE family protein has product MLFGLAASTMVLFAVVGFLAGVGITAIGPGGVFITIALALTAASPAVVAGTAGATNIAAGLLGTAVYVRSGELRTAAGTRMAVALSVPGGIGALVGKRINALVSAAEFSVLLGAFVVFAGLLTWYRERYGAGRASVDPTTRSGALAVGVVGFAVGVPGGLLGVGGPVLAVPLLIALGVPLLPAVAAAQVQSVFVAAPATAAYLLDGAVSVPLVALIAVPELAGIVVGWGVARRIEPRILKIALGGVLVALGVYLMV; this is encoded by the coding sequence GTGCTCTTCGGTCTCGCCGCGTCCACGATGGTTCTGTTCGCCGTCGTCGGGTTCCTCGCCGGCGTCGGCATCACGGCCATCGGTCCGGGCGGCGTCTTCATCACCATCGCGCTCGCGCTGACGGCCGCGTCGCCCGCGGTCGTTGCGGGGACGGCCGGGGCGACGAACATCGCGGCGGGGCTGCTCGGCACCGCGGTGTACGTCCGCTCGGGCGAACTCCGAACCGCGGCGGGAACGCGGATGGCCGTCGCGCTCAGCGTTCCGGGCGGAATCGGCGCCCTCGTCGGCAAGCGAATCAACGCGCTCGTCTCCGCCGCGGAGTTCTCCGTCCTGCTCGGCGCGTTCGTCGTCTTCGCCGGCCTGCTGACGTGGTATCGGGAGCGCTACGGCGCCGGTCGGGCGTCCGTCGACCCCACTACCCGGTCGGGAGCGCTGGCCGTCGGCGTCGTCGGGTTCGCCGTCGGCGTCCCCGGCGGCCTGCTCGGCGTGGGCGGTCCGGTGCTGGCCGTGCCGCTGCTGATAGCGCTCGGCGTTCCCCTGCTGCCGGCGGTGGCGGCCGCGCAGGTGCAGTCGGTGTTCGTCGCCGCCCCGGCGACGGCCGCCTACCTCCTCGACGGTGCGGTGTCGGTGCCGCTGGTCGCGCTCATCGCCGTGCCCGAACTCGCGGGCATCGTCGTTGGATGGGGCGTGGCGCGACGGATCGAACCCCGGATACTGAAAATCGCGCTCGGCGGCGTGCTCGTGGCGCTCGGAGTGTACCTGATGGTCTGA